From Micromonospora sp. NBC_01699, a single genomic window includes:
- a CDS encoding ACP S-malonyltransferase — translation MSLGYLFGGGVGSEPRGVALYHGFVGVRNLYEQVAEWTGLSVGQILEEDLPEDVEIRQSVGTVRESVHAIAVHDVLAEHGLRPSVLGGLSLGGMSAACLAGAISRRALFEMLAYARNTPGQPVGTPEQGLALAFEPATDNTGHHRGAGRPGVYLAGTFGLTTDGATRILMLSGEKAALDALATELPQGSVIPMPGRSIAIHSPLRAGFRTFMAPYIDAMPFQDPGLPLISCLDRRVLVAAEEVRDMFHRNPTDPINLVHICEAMKDEGVRLGLVMGGSVPDGVLRFPFPVVHVDRPEHLDQVMTTVFELGIELAPGRSPR, via the coding sequence ATGTCGCTGGGTTATCTGTTCGGTGGCGGTGTCGGGAGTGAGCCGCGCGGCGTCGCCCTGTACCACGGATTCGTCGGCGTGCGTAATCTTTATGAGCAGGTCGCGGAATGGACCGGGCTGAGCGTCGGGCAGATTCTGGAGGAGGATCTTCCCGAGGACGTCGAGATTCGGCAGAGCGTGGGTACGGTCCGGGAGTCGGTGCACGCCATCGCGGTGCACGACGTGCTCGCCGAGCACGGGCTGCGGCCGTCGGTGCTGGGCGGGCTGAGCCTCGGCGGGATGTCGGCGGCCTGTCTGGCCGGGGCGATCAGCCGCCGCGCCCTGTTCGAGATGCTCGCGTACGCCCGCAACACCCCGGGGCAGCCGGTCGGCACCCCGGAGCAGGGACTGGCGCTGGCGTTCGAGCCGGCCACCGACAACACCGGCCACCATCGCGGGGCGGGACGCCCGGGGGTGTATCTGGCCGGGACGTTCGGGTTGACCACCGACGGCGCGACCCGCATCCTCATGCTCTCCGGCGAGAAGGCGGCCCTGGACGCGCTCGCCACGGAGCTGCCGCAGGGTTCCGTGATCCCCATGCCCGGCCGCTCGATCGCCATCCACTCGCCGCTGCGCGCCGGCTTCCGTACGTTCATGGCGCCGTACATCGACGCCATGCCGTTCCAGGATCCCGGTCTGCCGCTCATCTCCTGCCTGGACCGCAGGGTGCTGGTCGCCGCCGAGGAGGTGCGCGACATGTTCCACCGCAACCCCACCGACCCGATCAACCTCGTGCACATCTGCGAGGCCATGAAGGACGAGGGCGTACGGCTGGGCCTGGTGATGGGGGGATCCGTCCCGGACGGTGTCCTGCGGTTCCCGTTTCCGGTGGTGCACGTCGACCGTCCGGAGCACCTGGACCAGGTGATGACCACGGTGTTCGAACTCGGCATCGAGCTGGCCCCGGGACGGTCACCGCGATGA